The Garra rufa chromosome 8, GarRuf1.0, whole genome shotgun sequence genome has a segment encoding these proteins:
- the tmtc4 gene encoding protein O-mannosyl-transferase TMTC4, protein MVISEPYWDHHIPLPKLGPLHSRLVTAFVALICFINSYDGDFVFDDSEAIINNKDLNPDTPLSNIWKNDFWGSNLSSNSSHKSYRPLTVLTFRINYLLAGGLHPIGFHVLNVALHCVISVLMIDVFAILIGGLVHNGRGAKLNLSPKASFLAALFFAAHPVHTESVAGIVGRADLLCALFFQLSFLVYCKAFQGGDKKFSVLWIFGSILLCAIAMLCKEQGITVLGVNAAYDILMVCNLNIYELAHRLLSRRKSADTGGLVRSGLLMRLALLFLGGSFLLYARWRIMGTGPPSFTEVDNPASFAENIILRIVNYNYYYSLNAWLLLFPWWLCFDWSMGCVPLIKSATDWRIVWPLLLWCCLMGLVYQALCSQDSNKRRTLTFGLVLLVIPFLPASNLFFRVGFVIAERVLYLSSAGYCLILAYAVGYCSCHWKKHKRLLRAATLTLLCVNVARSAQRSQQWRSEQSLFTSALSICPLNAKVHYNVGKNLADKGNQSAAVKYYREAVRLHPKYVHAMNNLGNILKERNELKEAEELLSAAVHIQPDFAAAWMNLGIVQNSLKKFDKAERSYWNAIRFRKKYPDCYYNLGRLYADLNRSIDALNAWRNATMLKPDHSLAWNNMVILLDNTGNLAQAELIGKEALKILPKDHTIMFSLANVLGKQEKYKESEGFFLNALKINPSVASCHGNLAVLYHRWGKLDLAKRHYELSLRLDPSAPGTKENYNMLKRKLEQRQKTVG, encoded by the exons ATGGTGATTTCTGAGCCTTACTGGGATCATCACATCCCCCTGCCAAAACTGGGACCCTTGCACTCCCGGCTGGTCACTGCCTTTGTTGCCCTGATCTGTTTCATAAACAGCTATGATGGGGACTTTGTCTTTGATGATTCAGAAGCCATCATCAATAACAAG GACTTGAATCCTGACACTCCACTGAGTAACATCTGGAAAAATGACTTTTGGGGCAGTAACTTAAGTAGCAACTCCAGTCACAAATCCTACCGGCCACTGACCGTCCTGACCTTCAG GATCAACTACCTCTTGGCTGGTGGACTGCATCCGATTGGCTTCCACGTGCTCAACGTTGCCCTCCACTGTGTTATTTCTGTGTTAATGATCGACGTGTTTGCAATATTAATTGGCGGCCTGGTTCACAATGGAAGAGGGGCAAAACTCAATCTCTCTCCAAAAGCTTCCTTCCTGGCTGCGCTCTTCTTTGCCGCACATCCAGTTCACACAGAAAGT GTGGCTGGCATTGTTGGCAGAGCAGACTTGTTGTGTGCCCTCTTTTTTCAGCTCTCTTTTCTGGTTTACTGCAAAGCGTTTCAAG GTGGTGATAAAAAGTTCTCTGTGTTGTGGATATTTGGCAGCATTCTTCTTTGTGCTATAGCCATGCTCTGCAAGGAGCAAGGCATTACTGTTTTG GGAGTGAATGCTGCTTATGATATTCTCATGGTCTGTAATCTGAATATCTATGAGCTCGCTCACCGGCtgctgtccaggagaaaatcagctgAT ACTGGTGGGTTGGTGAGGAGCGGTTTACTTATGAGGTTGGCTCTACTCTTTCTTGGTGGTTCCTTTCTTTTGTACGCGAGGTGGAGAATCATGGGAACTGGGCCACCATCTTTCACTGAGGTGGATAACCCAGCATCTTTTGCGGAAAATATCATCCTGAGA ATTGTGAACTATAATTACTACTACTCCTTGAATGCCTGGTTGCTGCTATTTCCCTGGTGGCTGTGTTTTGATTGGTCAATGGGCTGTGTGCCTCTGATTAAATCAGCCACTGACTGGAGGATTGTCTGGCCTCTTTTGCTGTGGTGCTGTCTGATGGGCTTGGTATACCAAGCTCTGTGCTCACAGGACAGCAATAAAAGAAG GACTCTGACGTTTGGCCTGGTACTGCTGGTGATTCCATTCCTGCCAGCCAGTAATCTGTTCTTCAGGGTGGGGTTTGTGATAGCCGAGCGGGTGCTGTACCTCTCCTCAGCGGGCTACTGCCTCATTCTGGCCTACGCTGTGGGCTACTGTAGCTGCCACTGGAAGAAACACAAG AGGCTGCTGAGAGCGGCCACGTTGACGCTGCTGTGTGTGAACGTGGCTCGCTCTGCACAGCGCAGTCAACAGTGGAGGTCTGAACAGAGTCTCTTCACCAGCGCCCTGTCTATCTGCCCGCTCAACGCCAAG GTGCATTATAACGTTGGCAAAAACCTTGCTGACAAAGGCAACCAGAGTGCTGCTGTCAAGTACTACAGGGAGGcagtgag ATTACACCCCAAGTATGTTCATGCCATGAACAATCTTGGCAATATATTAAAGGAAAGAAATGAGTTAAAGGAAGCCGAAGAGCTCCTGTCAGCTGCGGTTCATATCCA GCCTGATTTTGCTGCAGCTTGGATGAATTTGGGTATTGTGCAGAACAGTCTGAAAAAGTTCGACAAGGCCGAACGGAGCTATTGGAACGCAATTCGATTCAGGAAAAAATACCCAGACTGTTATTACAACTTGGGACGTCTG TATGCAGACCTGAACCGTAGCATTGATGCGCTGAATGCCTGGAGGAACGCCACCATGCTGAAACCTGACCACAGCCTGGCGTGGAACAACATGGTCATATTGTTGGACAACACTG GCAATCTGGCTCAGGCTGAGCTGATTGGAAAGGAAGCATTAAAGATATTGCCAAAAGATCACACCATCATGTTCTCCCTCGCCAATGTCCTTGGGAAACAGGAAAAGTACAAG GAGTCGGAAGGATTCTTTCTTAACGCTCTGAAGATCAACCCAAGCGTTGCCAGTTGCCATGGTAATCTTG CTGTTCTTTATCACCGTTGGGGAAAACTAGACTTAGCAAAGCGCCACTATGAACTGTCTCTTCGACTGGATCCCAGCGCTCCGGGGACCAAGGAAAACTACAACATGCTAAAACGAAAACTCGAACAGCGGCAAAAGACTGTTGGATAA